A stretch of DNA from Scatophagus argus isolate fScaArg1 chromosome 23, fScaArg1.pri, whole genome shotgun sequence:
AGAGGGAGTTACTGAGCCTCTGGAAGCTCTTTCTTTAAACTCAAAACAGAGTCGAGCTTCAGGTGAGCTCATCTCTTGATTACAGACCGTCTAATTGGTCGCGAACTGACTCCGGGTTGTCTTCTAAGCATGAAAATGGCCTAAAACGGAAACATGCTGGCGACCTCATtgttgtgatggacattttctgGCCAACTAACTTGTTCTGTGTATTGTTTTTCAGGATGATGCTGAGGGCCTGTACTGCCAGGAGCAAATCAACAGGTCAGACTCATTCACTCGAACACGAATTGAACCCATGACATCCCGTTATAACTGCATAATAACTGCACTTCCAGGTCCATCTACTGGGCAGACGGTTACGTGCTGGTTTTCTCCATCACAGACCACAACAGCTACCGCACCATCCAGCCACTGTACCAACACGTGCGCCGCATACACCCGTCTGGAAATATACCCGTCATACTGGTCAGTGGGTCTCATCCAGAAGAGTCCAGCTCATACCAAGTGTTGGCGAAGTGTCAGGGAAAGAGCTGTCCCTCCTGTGTAGAACAGACAATGACAGCTACCTGCTAACCCTAATCTCCGTAATCTAATCTAACATGTAATCTGCTGCAGGTTGGCAACAAGAGCGACCTGCTCAGAGCCCGACAAGTGCCGGCGGACGAAGGCGAGACGTTAGCAGCGTCACTAGGTGGGGCGTCatcccccctttttttcttcttctcctcctcctcctcctcttgttctttttgtgttcGTGGTCTCTTCTTCCTGCACAACTCCATCATGTGAACTTTTGCAGAAAAATTGTGTTCTCAGTTTTCTCAGTAGTACTGCGGTGAAATGGGATTAAAATtaggtgttttctttttgcgGTTTTGTCTGATCTTTTCGTAGCTTTATTTCCTCGCACGTCACTTATCCATCCTCACATTTTTTCTTCGCTCAGCTCCACGTGGAAGGTGTTAAGTTTTAGAGCGGAAACCTGATCAGAAACCTGCGCATGCTGCTAGCACAGcacactgatttttttcccacagtgtGTTGATTCAAGCCCcgaatgcagacacacacacacacatttcaggctCCTGCTAAACTATATCCTGCATGCTGCCTAATGAATGAGGAATGTCGAGTGTTATCTGAAAGATAAGAGCAGCGCTCATCTGAAAACTGCCTCTGCTTGCAGGAGGGGTTTACTTTGAGGCCTCGGCCAGAGAGAACCACGAGGGAGTCCACACCGCCTTCCTCCATCTGTGTCAGGAGGTGGGACTTTTCCTTGTTGCTGTTAATTTAGCGGTTTGTTCAGAATTGTTTCTGCATGCATGCTAAaggaagacattttttaaaagtttttttctccTGAAGGTGTTTTGTAGAAATATATCAGGACgttatgctttttttgtttgtttaaatccCTAAAAAAAACTATCAGGGATTTTCTCCTCCTGTGGGAACTCTGATTAAAGGCCATTTCCCACTGATGCTCAGAGTCAccaggaaaaatacaaaaatactgcatgtttgtctttatgGACAGAAAGAGGTACACCAGCCCACATTGGTCTGTTTTGTATATTTGCTTTTCCGGTGGAGTAATAAGAGGTTTTTCTGGGGGGGTTTGCCCAGAGGCTCATTACATTTGGGTGTGTATAGACCATTTCCTTTCCTGGTGTTCTAGAGAGCAGATCACCAAACCTTAACTGATGCAGTGCTTTAAGGTAGGGAGGGATTGTGGTGGATTTTGATTGCCGTTTCCAGAAACTTATAAGCGCAGAATGTGTGTTGACCTCAAGCTTGTCCCTCAAGACTTGATGACTGGTCTAGAGTCATTTCTGCAGGTCACCGTGTCCCCTGTGTTCCAGGTGATCCGGGCTTTGGGAGGAGGGAACggggagaaaagaagaggaggccTCCACCTGGCCAGACCCAAATCTCCCAACAtgcaggagctgaagaggaggTTCAGGCAGGTCCTCTCCTCCAAAGTCAAGTCGGCCACTACGCTCTGATGGGACCAAAACATCAGGCAGCCAAGTGGCAAACGAAAGAGCTtctgtggaaataaaaagaGGTTTTAGTCCTTTTTTGAGCAGAGGCTAAAGAAAAATGGCAAGAGGCCTCCATATGAAAGACTTATGACTTTTAAGTTTGGGAATTCAAGCTATTAATGGCATGAAAAGTCACGGCTGACATCTTCCCTAAGTGATCAAAGCGTTTTAAAGATCACAAGCAGTCATCTTCAGATGGACGGATAAAGACAAAGACTGGACGGAGCTTTCAGGCAGTTAAGCTCCCCTCTGTGTTTTTGGATGAAGCTTTTGGTCGACATGACCTCTTCCCAGGCTCGAGTTCGAGAAGGATGCTGCTCAAAGTGAGCACGTCAGCGAGTGCTGAACAAACAGCTCGTGTTGTGTCAGAAACTTGGCAGCTCAGACGACTCACATCGAGGCTAAAACCTCTCAGTGCACCACAACTGAAGTGAATTTAAGGTGTCAAATTATTCTAGAATAACTAAGAGAATttcatgaaaacagttgtttcTGATGTCCTGTTTTGGCCCCCGAGCTTTTGtggtttcttctgttttgtttgaacGAAATGAAGAGACTCCTTTTTTGTTCATGGTTGTTAGTTATGTGAGAACGACGCCAGAATTCAGCTTTGCTGATACCAAATAAATGAAGTGTTAGTCTCCATCCTGTCTGGTGCAGACTGAGAGTCTTCTCAAGAACATGGTCTGAACCAGAACAGGAAATGAGCCCAAAGTGCCAGCATTCAAGGCtttacactgaaacaaatgcTGATGTGTGACAGCAGTATGGGAAGCATAGCGTGACCAGACAAAACACGGACAAACTCCTGATATTCATGGAAGGCAAAGGACGCCAGTGACAAAAGAAATTCATTTAATCGAGTTAAAATTTAGAATTGAAAATTGCTgccaaaatacaaataaaaatagagaTCCTATTGACAGGTAGTTTTCAGTGTACTTCAGAGTATACACTTGCCATGATGATAAAACCGAACATAAAAGTACCTTTTTATGTATGCATTTTCAAATTGGCAGATGATATTCGTACTCCCTCTCTGAGTCACAACTCTAAAGTCAGACATGATAAATATTCTTTTAGATTCACTCTGACGTCCATTTCTATCCATTTCATCCAAAAAAGACGTTTATTTTAATAATGGCTGCCCCAGACTTCCATACTCAGCTGTTTATTCGTGTGCTTGACTGGTATGAACACCGGAATCCATTAAGGCTCTGCTTAAGTTTCAGGAGCTGTTCTTACGTTTGTTTTAAACCCACAAATTCATCGCCAAAACATCCAACCTGGCCAAGTGACAGGCTGCCAAAACTCTGTCCAGTACACGACATGTGGATCGGGAATCCACGTGACTCTCGGTTTTACAAGCCCTAGTTTGCCTGTGACAGAGCAAACTTTTCCACTACAGCTCAGCCCGAAGAATCCAAACTCTCGGTGTGAAAGCGGCTTTAATGGCTCGCGGTCTGCAGAGTATTTCATTTCTATTGTTTTTGTAAGTAAGGTTTTAGTGTTCTCTGGAGTTGGTGTTGCTTCAGAGACCTTTTCCTCCCAACAAGAAGGAATTTCTGGCCGAGTCACAGCACTCATGGTACCAAGAAACTCTTTTTACAGCTGTAACAGTTTCAGGAAAGACTGCGACGGCTACAAGCTGTTGTTAATGGAAATTAATGAATTGAATGTAAAATGAAGTCAGTGTAAAGAACTGGGAATTGGATCAAGTATGAAAAAGGAAGCTGGGAAATGTGTTTGcggtgtttgtgttttctgctgttctcATGACctcccccctcacacacacacacacacacacgcacacacactcacacacacacacacacacacacacacgcacgcacaagATTCCTAGTAAAGGCAAAATTCCTCAGCATCTGGAATTTCTTTCTCGGTCGCTGACCTGCCATGCTAACcctttctgcacacacacactcagaaaaatTGTCTGCCGACCCCAACTGGAGACCTTTGGCCCTCTGACCTTTTAAAAGCAGCAGGGATCCATCAGAGTCTGGAAAAATGCTGAGATAAAGCCAGCCGTCTCACTCGCCGTCTATCGCGAAACAAAAATCCCGAGGTGCCATCTGAGAGCTGCAAGGCGGAAATGCATAacgtttgtgtgcatgtgtgtgtgtgtgtgtgtgtgtgtgtgtgaaggcaggATAATTTTCAGCTACTCAATGTCCAATTTCCTCTCAGGTTTTCTTTTGAGACCCAAACTTTACTTctttatctcacacacacacacacacacacacacacacatgcgtcTCCCATAAAGACGTCCTTCCTGTGTGCCTCTGCAACAAGTGTCCCGACATtctcaaatgaataaatgaggaattcctccccttttctccctccaaAGCCAGCAATCCGTTCTAACGTGGGTGTTTAATGTGAAGTTATTTGATAGATGACGACTTAATGTGACATTTATGAGGCCACTTTTGGAAAATGCAGCCTGCGCTAAGTGTTCCCTTTTTCGGTAAGGAGAAAGACGGCCGAGTGCGACTGAGAGAAAATCAGAATAACATTGACATTGTTGCTAAATATGCAGTTCTGCAGCATAATCCTGCTCGAGCTTGTTTTTGCGATGATCAACAGACTCACGAAACAAAGCTGAAATGTCCAAAAACCCCAAATCCACGCGGGTGTTTGACTCACGAGAGCAGAAGTGCCCTCTTGGATGCATTTCTGgcagataaaacaacaaaatgccCTCTAAGGTGCCGTCGTTCTCGTGGATAGAACATGAAGTGTCATTTGTCGGGATTGGATCACATGTTTGCATTTAATGCAAGTACTCGATGTCCTTTAGAATTAGTGTGAGTGGACAGAATATTCTGTTTGTATTGAAACGTGAGCAGTAAAATCACACTTTGGATTCCCCACGTTATGTGTCCCAAGTGAAGCACCGCATGTGATCTTTGTTTTCCGACTGTGCACTTCAGAGCCTTTGGCCTCTCTTCTCCCGCTGCGGCTCTAAATGGCCTTCATGCTGTTTGGCGTTGGGTTTAAAGCCTCCGGTGCCAGCTGTTGGCGCACCGTGTGACCAGTGTTGGACTGATAACACATCAGTGTCTGCTCGTGTCCCTTAAACGTTCTCATGAGCTCAGCTGACTTTCCCAAATGGGAAATCTTTCCAACGctgaagcacacaaacaagcaaaaatgatcaaaattcCCTGATTTCAGCTCCTCTGACTTGTTTAGTCTGAGTGTGTTGACTCTGGACATGAGTGGGACTCTGTGATGTTGTTGACATAATAAAAAGACCGGCAGGACGTCCCCGTTTTGAGTCTAATAAAGGCCACTTCAGGCTGAAATCCATCATTTGTTTTAGGTTAAAATAGGATTTTGTGTCTTGTTGGATGTTTGTGGCAGATTTCTGTGTATCTTTCCATTAAGAAGTCATAGTTAtgtggaagctgctgtttgctgtttcaaAGAGGTGACTGAACTGTGTTTTCCCCAAATGTGAGAGCATTCGTTTGCCAAACAGCTTTTCTGGGCTCTCATAAAGTTTTACAACAACTGCAAAGAGTAATAACTGACCTTCCCGTGCGGCAGCTATTCAAACCAACGTCAGCGTGCTTTGTTGACTTTCTTAAAAGCGCACCCAGATTAAAACATGCTCGTTACTAACGTGCTAATTATGGAGCTGACTAGAAGAGATAAAATCACAGTCAGCTTCGTAACAGCAAACCAGCCAAAGCAACCAAACGCAAATATGTGGGTGTTCTGGTGACCACTATGAGAAAGCACTTAACAACAGCAGTGTGGAGGACATaaaccagctgtgtgtgtgtgtgtcagtatctgCAGGAGGCGGCAGGATGTTAAGGTCCCGACTGAGATGAAGTCAAGACCTGAAGcccagagacaggaagagagacgGAAAGGAAGGTTGTAAGACAATCTAAGACTTCAGGGAGTAAAACAAACCACGACATAAATGACAAGAAAGAAGAGGGGATGAATCATTATGTCTTCACATTAAAGGAGCGCAGGCAGCTGGCATAAACAGGGAcggagagggaaaaagaggagaTAGTGGgtgacaggaaaacagaaatgaaaagattatGAGCCTGTTTGCTGCTATGGAGTGACAGCTGAACGCCAGCGTGAAAGGCCAACACGACTTTTTGATAATTAAAAACCAAGAAGATCGCTGCTTGGTGATTGGTGAAGCAGAATAAAACTACAGCTCTGACACACTCAGAGCTGCACACTCAACACCTGGCTTTCAGTTTTACTTCCGGGTCTCTTGACTTGCTTTTCTTTATGTCTTcatgatttcagtttgtttttctctgtttgcacAAAGTATATAATTATCCGGTAATCTCTTGTCCCCGTTTGTCCTCTTCCTTTCACTTCTGGCTAAATGGCTGTCAGCTTAGGGTTAATGCACAAACAATATCTGAGCTCTGTCTATTTTTGGCACCAAAGCTCCCAGTGGGCAACTCCAGCCTCCCATCCCACCCCCTCTCATTTTCCCCTCCTGTCGCTGCACTTCTTGAGCCTAAACAGGACATTCAAACCAGGGATTTGCCGGAGCCGCGGTGCCTTGCCCACAGGCACTTCCCACTGTAGCTGTTGAGAGAGAGGAGATCATTGCCTGACTTCTCCACACACTCTGGTCCTTTTCCAATCCCACACTCTTTATATCTTTATCAGCAGTTTAATTTTCCAACCACCATCCCGCCGAGATAAACAGCTTTTCGGTTTCATTAGCATCCCAAATCCTGTGCTGTTACAACCCGCTGGAAAACTTACAAGATAAGCAGATTTTGAGCTGATTAATTGATGAATTGTGTGAAACAGCGGAGGGATAACTAGCGGTTTTAAGACTGCTGTTAGGATTTGGAGCACTTAACTCTCAGGAATGTTTTCTACAGATGTTTTGACCTTTTACTCAAATAACTGGCGTTTCTACATATGCATTTCAAACGCTTCATGTCAGATTAAGCCTCGCAATCCATCGGCTGCCACCCTTACAGGCCAAAAGCCAAATGCATGACCAGGAGTAAAACTGTGACCACAAGTAGCTACGTGCCATCTTCTAGGTGTCAAAAAGAGCCGCTGAACTCACTAAAACCACCGCACATCACCTGACAGGGaggcacacaagcacacttaACTCCCACATTGACATGTTAAGAAGACTGAGAGGGTTTAACGATTCGTGTTAAGTCGTATCAGTCTCTTCGTCTGGATTCTGTTCTAACAGGACTGTTTAAGGGTTGCTTCATGAGCTAGTTTTCAACCGCAAGTTCTTGATGACTTGATTCCCGAAATCCTCGACCAATAAAAATGCCACCAGTAAGTGATTTCTCTTGGACACAATCTGACCACAAAGAGCTTTCAAATAACCAgagtttagttagtttagtgCGTGTCAGGGCTTTCGCTCCACGTCTCCCATAAGAGAGAATGTGCCTCAGTGCATCTCTATGAAGAGCGAGCGAGATAACACTAAGCTTTGAGAGATCCTGCAGTTGCCATAACAAATAAACAGTAACCACAGTGTACTTTGTGTGCGAGTGCTCGCCAGCCACTTGCTGCCTCCTGCACACAATCTGATGGAGGAACTCGGCCTCATAAGCCAGAGAAAGTCAACCATCACAAAACGGGAGGAGCGAGACACAAACCATTTGTCTGCCCGGTTCCGAAAGAAACACAAGTTCTCCGTGAGTGTTCTGCTGAAAGTTAGGGAGTTTGCTGCTAATAAATCTTCATCAACAcgctctttcttcctttcttcttctctctccaggATCAACAGGCAGATGGCTGAAAGGAGTCGGAGGATGAGTCACGCTTACTGATTTATCAACGTCGCAAACAACATCCTTATTGACTCTGAAGTGCACAAAACCGACACAAGTGAATTTCTTTGATGAAACCTCTGACAGTTAAAGGTGCTCATCTCcaagttttttttaagaagtgtgtgtgtgtgtgtgtggttgttccTGGGCGGTGGGCTCATCCTTCATCCTTTTCATCCTTATTTTTCATCCATGTCACActgcttttctgcatttctgacttttcatcGTCCCTCTTTTGATGTGTGCTCAAATTGCAGTCCACATCAGATAAGGTAAATTCGTGGCCTGACTGAGGTGGGGGCCCAGCAAAGGAAAAGGCACTGAATGGACATTTCAACACAAGTCAATGTGGAATCGACTGCTATTAAATACAGTCTGAACTGAAGAAAGAAACTAATGAATGCATCTTGGAACAAGCTGCCTGTGAATTCAAAACCAAAATAGGTTGCCCAACACAAAATCTTGAGAAGAAATGACCTGTGCAATACAACCTTTCCACCTGCCAAGTCTTGAAAACTTATTTTGTGCCTTTATTTTTCAactcttcttcattttcattcaggttTTCGTATGCACAAATTGAAAATCTGCCTAAAAAACTGATATAAAATACTAATGTGGGTAACTTTAGCCATGAGAACCTTCACCTGAGAGCTTTGTATGTGACTGCTGTCGCCTCCCAGGGAATCTGAAAAcctgttttgtcttgtgtgtgtgtgtgtaggggcGGCGGCGGGGGGCTCGTCATGACCTCCTCCAGCACCTCCACCTCTGTGCACCGCGGTGCCGGTCAGTCTTGAGAATGAGGGGCCCTCCATCGCTGACCGCTAAGTGGCTGTTTCATAAAGATAAGTGCCATTCAGAAAAGAAAGGCCTCGTGATTGATCCCAGGAGTTGCTTATGGCAGAGACTGTCAACACCTGGACATAAGGCGACCGTTTGGATGTGTACAGTAGCCTGTGGCTGAACTCTGCTGTAGACCTGCTCCTGCTGTAGACCTGCTCCTGCTGTAGACCTGCTTCAGCACAGTCCAAATGAACGGCacagaaaaatgactaaaatcgCCTCTGGTgcagaaaagtaaaacaaaccaCACTTCAGAAATGCATGCAAAAATATAGTATAAAATAtagctttaatttttttagtCGGCTTTATTTCATGCTACAGATAT
This window harbors:
- the rasl11a gene encoding ras-like protein family member 11A-like — translated: MRLTGDPAPGTMNSSSSGSGNFLLVPIPEYPLLDCVPNKTVKIVVLGASNVGKTALIVRFLTKRFIGDYEANTGALYSRKVTLDGEEVSLQIQDTPCVALQDDAEGLYCQEQINRSIYWADGYVLVFSITDHNSYRTIQPLYQHVRRIHPSGNIPVILVGNKSDLLRARQVPADEGETLAASLGGVYFEASARENHEGVHTAFLHLCQEVIRALGGGNGEKRRGGLHLARPKSPNMQELKRRFRQVLSSKVKSATTL